Proteins encoded within one genomic window of Gloeobacter kilaueensis JS1:
- a CDS encoding DegT/DnrJ/EryC1/StrS family aminotransferase, producing the protein MIPMLDLQAQYWALADELNAAVQRTMAAGQYILGPEVKKLEADIARYCGTRFAVGVNSGTDALYLALRALEIGPGDEVITTPFTFIATTEAIGAVGATPVFVDIDPHTFNLDVAQVEAKITPQTRALLPVHLYGQTCEMDSLVAIARRHGLRIVEDCAQAIGASWRGQAAGALGDIGCFSFFPSKNLGCYGDGGMAVTSDPVLAERIEILRRHGGKKKYHHTELGVNSRLDELQAAILNVKFPHLDAWNAARRERARTYNQLLAGSGIACPGELADSECVYHQYTVRVPDRERVQAELKAAGVASMVYYPIPLHLQEVHRNLGYGAGDFPVAEQAAREVLSLPIYPEISFDEQSLVAQALIAAVRQPLAV; encoded by the coding sequence ATGATTCCGATGCTCGATCTGCAGGCCCAGTACTGGGCGCTGGCCGATGAACTGAACGCCGCTGTCCAGCGGACGATGGCCGCCGGCCAGTACATCCTCGGCCCCGAGGTCAAAAAACTCGAAGCTGATATCGCCCGCTACTGCGGCACCCGCTTCGCTGTAGGCGTCAACTCCGGCACCGACGCGCTCTACCTGGCGCTGCGCGCCCTGGAGATTGGTCCGGGGGACGAGGTGATCACGACGCCTTTTACTTTTATCGCCACCACCGAGGCGATCGGGGCAGTCGGAGCGACGCCGGTCTTCGTCGATATCGATCCGCATACGTTCAACCTCGACGTTGCCCAGGTAGAAGCAAAGATCACCCCCCAGACCAGAGCCCTGCTGCCGGTCCACCTCTACGGTCAGACCTGCGAGATGGACAGTCTTGTAGCTATTGCCCGCCGCCACGGACTGCGGATCGTCGAGGACTGCGCCCAGGCGATCGGGGCAAGCTGGCGCGGCCAGGCGGCAGGGGCGCTGGGCGACATCGGCTGCTTCAGCTTTTTTCCGAGCAAGAACCTCGGTTGCTACGGCGACGGCGGTATGGCGGTCACGAGCGACCCGGTTCTGGCGGAGCGCATCGAGATCCTGCGCCGCCACGGGGGCAAAAAGAAGTACCACCATACCGAACTCGGGGTAAATAGCCGCCTCGACGAACTGCAGGCGGCGATCCTCAACGTCAAATTTCCCCACCTCGACGCCTGGAACGCCGCCCGCCGCGAGCGCGCCCGGACGTACAATCAGCTGCTCGCCGGCAGCGGCATCGCCTGTCCGGGAGAGCTTGCCGATAGCGAATGCGTCTACCACCAGTACACCGTGCGCGTGCCGGATCGCGAGCGGGTGCAGGCCGAGCTGAAGGCGGCGGGGGTGGCCTCGATGGTGTACTACCCGATTCCCCTGCACCTGCAGGAGGTGCATCGCAACCTGGGCTACGGCGCGGGCGATTTTCCGGTGGCCGAGCAGGCCGCCCGCGAGGTGCTCTCGCTGCCTATCTATCCGGAGATCAGCTTCGATGAGCAGTCGCTGGTCGCCCAGGCGCTCATCGCCGCCGTTCGCCAACCGCTCGCCGTCTAA
- a CDS encoding NAD-dependent epimerase/dehydratase family protein — MTKHILITGVAGFLGSHLADALLARGHRVTGVDNLSMGSLANIAHNIDHPRFRFHQLDILDLAAFEAVAGDIDVVIHMAAFKIPRYGHRLDTLQINSRGTEYALEVARRAGAKFVFASTSDVYGNNPHVPFNEEDPIVLGSSAVARWAYAASKLYDEHLCWGYQEKYDIPCTVIRIFGSYGPRHHLSWWGGPQSVFIDQLLKNEPITLHGDGLQTRSFTFVEDTVSGFVAAAERAEANGELFNVGDDREIAIVDLARLLHELMGRPGEPELLFIPYDQIAGGRRYEDVRRRVPDNRKARRLLGFDPQVSLEEGLTRTLTWQYQVRRQQRQLLSIPS, encoded by the coding sequence ATGACCAAACACATTTTGATTACCGGGGTGGCGGGCTTTTTGGGCTCCCACCTGGCGGACGCCCTGCTGGCTCGCGGCCACCGGGTGACAGGCGTCGATAACCTCTCGATGGGCAGCCTCGCCAACATCGCCCACAACATCGATCACCCGCGCTTTCGCTTCCACCAGCTCGACATCCTCGATCTGGCCGCCTTTGAGGCGGTGGCGGGCGATATCGACGTGGTCATCCACATGGCCGCCTTCAAGATCCCCCGTTACGGCCATCGCCTCGACACGCTGCAGATCAACAGCCGAGGCACCGAGTACGCCCTCGAAGTCGCCCGCCGGGCCGGGGCAAAGTTCGTCTTTGCCTCGACCTCGGATGTCTACGGCAACAACCCCCACGTCCCCTTCAACGAAGAAGACCCGATCGTGCTCGGTTCGAGTGCGGTCGCCCGCTGGGCCTACGCCGCCTCGAAGCTCTACGACGAGCACCTCTGCTGGGGCTATCAAGAAAAGTACGACATCCCCTGCACGGTGATCCGGATCTTCGGCTCCTACGGTCCGCGCCACCACCTGAGCTGGTGGGGTGGTCCCCAGTCGGTGTTTATCGACCAGCTCCTCAAAAACGAACCGATCACCCTCCACGGCGACGGCCTCCAGACCCGCAGCTTCACTTTTGTCGAGGACACAGTGAGCGGCTTCGTCGCAGCGGCGGAGCGGGCGGAGGCGAACGGCGAGCTGTTTAATGTCGGCGACGACCGCGAGATCGCGATCGTCGATCTGGCCCGGCTACTGCACGAGCTAATGGGCCGCCCCGGCGAACCGGAACTGCTGTTCATCCCCTACGACCAGATCGCCGGTGGCAGGCGCTACGAGGATGTGCGCCGCCGCGTGCCGGACAATCGCAAGGCGCGCCGCTTGCTCGGCTTTGACCCGCAGGTGAGCCTCGAAGAGGGGCTGACCCGCACCCTCACCTGGCAGTACCAGGTGCGCCGCCAGCAGCGGCAACTGTTGTCCATCCCTTCCTGA
- a CDS encoding glycosyltransferase: MKIYFVIPAFNEAQNVPSLLRSIQGKMDVLGLPFQIILVDDGSSDGTAEAALTSDAPVIVLRQSNQGPGAAFHNGFRTALMLADDEDRIVSLEADNTSDLSILPALLALIDQRHDVALASVYAPGGEIVGASALRKVLSWGANLLLMSALGTRQIHTYSSFFRAYRPAILRAALDAYDEDLITEAGFVCMVELLIKLLFVNARIAEVPMVLDSRMRIGASKMKIARTIRGYGQVLWRFWRGDYQPEPGLIELPVRSTTLGHRP; the protein is encoded by the coding sequence TTGAAAATCTACTTCGTCATCCCCGCCTTCAACGAGGCGCAAAACGTTCCTTCGCTCCTGCGCAGCATCCAGGGCAAGATGGACGTCCTCGGCCTGCCCTTCCAGATCATCCTGGTCGATGACGGCAGCAGCGACGGCACCGCCGAGGCAGCCCTCACCAGCGATGCGCCGGTGATTGTCCTGCGCCAGTCCAACCAGGGGCCGGGAGCCGCCTTTCACAATGGCTTCCGCACCGCCTTGATGCTCGCCGACGACGAGGACCGGATCGTGAGCCTCGAAGCGGACAACACCAGCGACCTGAGCATTCTGCCCGCCCTGCTTGCCCTCATCGATCAGCGCCACGACGTTGCCCTCGCCTCGGTCTACGCGCCCGGCGGCGAGATTGTCGGCGCTTCGGCTCTGCGCAAGGTGCTCAGCTGGGGAGCCAACCTGCTATTGATGAGCGCCCTCGGTACCCGGCAGATCCACACCTACAGCTCCTTTTTTAGAGCCTACCGGCCCGCGATCCTGCGCGCCGCCCTCGACGCCTACGACGAGGATCTGATCACCGAGGCAGGCTTTGTCTGCATGGTCGAATTGCTCATCAAGCTGCTCTTTGTCAACGCCCGGATCGCCGAGGTGCCGATGGTCCTCGACAGCCGGATGCGCATCGGGGCGAGCAAGATGAAAATTGCCCGCACGATCCGGGGCTATGGCCAGGTGCTCTGGCGCTTCTGGCGCGGTGACTACCAGCCTGAACCGGGTCTTATCGAACTGCCGGTCCGCTCCACTACCCTGGGACACCGCCCATGA
- a CDS encoding NAD(P)/FAD-dependent oxidoreductase — translation MRTSSDTPVAIIGGGILGLSLGWQLTRSGVKVQIFERDRTLGGLAASMDLDGLQVDRFYHVILPTDRHVIDLATELGVEERLQFRNTKVGYFDQGQMYSLSSLVEFLRFKPLSLVERLRLAAFVLYCQRLTGWQALDRIALEQWLVRLCGQSLYQKMWLPLLKSKFDDDPSHLPATYLWARTRRMSSNRDSSAARESMGCLVGGYQVLADALAEAIRSAGGEIFTGVKVKELACEAGRVTGLRTDAGSFACRSVISTLLPEYLQPLLPGSVRLEPQRYLGIVCLVLKLSASVSPYYTVNITDRSIPFTTVVETSRVIGSENLGGHSLLYVPKYVAPDSPYFDRSDEQIQAEFLHHLGRMFPDFRPEQIVTSRVMRARAIEPVHELEAGLRVESVYAPLPGLYQTSTAQIYPALVNCEAVIALAENVFERLRPDLVLSNTSFQEASHVR, via the coding sequence ATGAGAACTTCTTCTGATACGCCGGTGGCGATTATCGGCGGCGGCATTCTTGGCCTTTCTTTGGGTTGGCAATTGACCCGCTCCGGGGTAAAGGTGCAGATCTTCGAGCGCGACCGGACCCTGGGCGGTCTGGCGGCTTCGATGGATCTGGACGGCCTGCAGGTGGACCGCTTCTACCACGTCATCCTGCCCACCGACCGGCACGTGATCGACCTGGCGACAGAACTGGGCGTGGAGGAGCGGCTGCAGTTTCGCAACACCAAAGTCGGCTACTTCGATCAAGGCCAGATGTACTCGCTCAGCTCACTGGTCGAATTTTTGCGCTTCAAGCCTTTGAGCCTCGTCGAGCGGCTGCGGCTCGCGGCCTTTGTGCTCTACTGCCAGCGGCTCACAGGCTGGCAAGCCCTCGATCGCATTGCGCTGGAGCAGTGGCTGGTCCGGCTGTGCGGCCAGAGCCTCTACCAGAAGATGTGGCTGCCCTTGCTGAAGTCAAAGTTCGACGACGACCCCAGCCACCTGCCCGCCACCTACCTCTGGGCGCGCACCCGCCGGATGTCCTCCAACCGCGACAGCTCCGCCGCCCGCGAGAGCATGGGCTGTCTGGTCGGTGGCTATCAGGTGCTCGCCGACGCCCTGGCAGAGGCGATCCGCTCGGCGGGCGGTGAGATTTTCACCGGTGTGAAAGTCAAAGAACTCGCCTGCGAGGCGGGACGGGTGACGGGCCTGCGCACCGACGCCGGTTCTTTTGCCTGCCGCTCAGTGATCTCGACCCTGTTGCCCGAGTACCTGCAGCCGCTTTTGCCCGGCAGCGTCCGCCTCGAACCCCAGCGCTACCTGGGGATTGTCTGCCTGGTGTTGAAACTGAGCGCCAGTGTCAGCCCCTACTACACGGTGAACATCACCGACCGCTCGATCCCGTTTACGACCGTCGTCGAGACCTCGCGGGTGATTGGCTCCGAGAACCTGGGGGGCCACAGCCTGCTCTACGTGCCGAAGTACGTCGCCCCCGACAGCCCCTACTTCGATCGCAGCGACGAGCAGATCCAGGCCGAATTTTTGCACCACCTGGGGCGGATGTTCCCGGACTTCCGGCCCGAGCAGATCGTCACAAGCCGGGTGATGCGCGCTCGGGCGATCGAACCGGTGCATGAACTGGAGGCGGGCTTGCGGGTGGAATCGGTGTACGCTCCCCTACCGGGCCTCTACCAGACCAGCACCGCCCAGATCTACCCGGCCCTCGTCAACTGCGAGGCGGTGATCGCCCTGGCAGAAAACGTCTTCGAGCGCCTGCGGCCCGATCTGGTTCTTTCCAACACCTCTTTTCAGGAAGCTTCCCATGTCCGATAA
- a CDS encoding glycosyltransferase, with product MSDKSVARSVSLVLPTYNEAANLERMIARLDALLKESGRPYEIIVVDDDSPDRTWELAEQLGRERFAQLRVVRRVGERGLATAVLRGWEVASGDILTVMDADGQHPHLTLLELLDAVEAGADIAVGSRHVSGGGVSDWSAVRRFLSRGAQFIGLVLAPSVVRRVSDPMSGFFALRRSVIEGRTLDPVGYKILLEVLGRGRYRTLEEIGYVFLEREGGDSKVSARLYWEYLLHLVRLSRQTGDLQRFLRFGLVGVSGVLVNLAALWFFKEVEALPLWLAGCLAVEMAIVSNFVLNDAWTFRSEAERAPGLQPWLGRLWRFNVICGVGAVINVACLLLLTNLLGLYYLVAQLVAVAVSTLWNYTLNATLNWQAEAGVPLSQLPGRLRRRVALVLSGKS from the coding sequence ATGTCCGATAAGTCCGTTGCCCGCTCCGTCTCGCTCGTGCTGCCCACCTACAACGAGGCGGCCAACCTCGAGCGGATGATCGCCCGCCTCGATGCGCTACTCAAAGAAAGTGGCCGCCCCTACGAGATCATCGTCGTCGATGACGACAGTCCTGACCGCACCTGGGAACTGGCTGAGCAGCTGGGGCGCGAGCGCTTTGCCCAGTTGCGGGTCGTGCGCCGCGTGGGCGAGCGGGGACTGGCAACCGCCGTCCTGCGCGGCTGGGAAGTTGCCAGTGGTGACATCCTGACGGTGATGGACGCCGACGGTCAGCATCCGCACCTGACGCTGCTGGAATTGCTCGACGCCGTGGAGGCGGGAGCGGATATCGCCGTCGGTTCCCGGCACGTCAGCGGGGGCGGGGTGAGCGACTGGAGCGCTGTGCGCCGCTTTCTTTCGCGCGGTGCTCAATTTATTGGCCTGGTGCTCGCCCCCTCGGTGGTGCGCCGGGTGAGCGATCCGATGTCGGGCTTTTTTGCCCTGCGCCGTTCGGTGATCGAGGGGCGGACCCTCGATCCGGTAGGTTACAAGATCCTGCTGGAGGTGCTGGGCCGGGGCCGCTACCGGACGCTCGAAGAAATCGGTTACGTCTTTCTGGAGCGCGAGGGGGGCGACAGCAAGGTCAGCGCCCGGCTCTACTGGGAGTACCTGCTGCATCTGGTGCGCCTCAGCCGCCAGACCGGCGATCTGCAGCGCTTCTTGCGCTTTGGCCTAGTGGGCGTCTCCGGCGTGCTGGTCAATCTCGCGGCCCTCTGGTTTTTCAAAGAAGTCGAGGCGTTGCCTCTGTGGCTGGCCGGGTGTCTGGCGGTCGAAATGGCGATCGTGAGCAACTTTGTTCTCAACGATGCCTGGACCTTCCGCAGCGAGGCCGAGCGTGCCCCCGGCCTTCAGCCGTGGCTGGGCCGCCTGTGGCGCTTCAACGTCATCTGCGGCGTCGGAGCTGTAATCAACGTCGCCTGCCTGCTCCTGCTCACCAATCTGCTGGGACTCTATTATCTGGTAGCTCAGCTGGTGGCCGTCGCTGTGAGCACCCTCTGGAACTACACGCTGAACGCGACCCTCAACTGGCAGGCCGAGGCGGGGGTGCCCCTCTCGCAGTTGCCAGGGCGGCTGCGCCGCCGGGTGGCGTTGGTGCTGAGCGGCAAAAGTTAG